TGGTTAATACCATTAACTCAACTTGGCTCGTCTGATGTATGGGACCAAACGCAATCCTGATGGTAATTAGTCAACATATAAAGAAAAAGAGCATAGACTCTATGCTCTTTTTGGGAATAGGTAGACAGCAAGATCGAGTACAGTCCTATTTCTTACGTGGATTCCTCTGAAGTGTTTTAGGCTTCTTAGTCAAAGCTAAGCTTGCTCACCACACTCTCAATCTGGCCTCCAAAATCAGGTTATTGGCTGAACAATGCATACTGTCTATAGTTCTATGTTAGGACAATGAGTTTATTTATTCAACTCTTTTTTGATTGTTTATTGCAAAGATTTCGTCAAGTTAACGTTGCCATTGGTAGATATCTATTTAAATTCATCGGCTTATTTCATCCGGTTTTATGCACTAGACCTCTTTCGAAACTCGCTGTAGCGAGTGAAGAACCAAAGTGTGTACACGAAAGTCTCATGAGGATTCGAGCACCGTATCGACGAAGCAATTCACTGAGACTGTAGAGTTTCGAAAGAAGTCTACTATAATTTTAAAAATGGATGAAAGTTCTCAATTTGAAGGGATGGATCTATGGAGCATCGCGATCATGCAAAACATATCCCAAAAACGCAACAATCTGCATGTGATCATCACCAACATCATGGGCTTCATAAAAAAATAAATACCCCTCCTATCGAAGGAGCTCTATATACTTGTCCTATGCATCCAGAAATTACACGATCTGCTCCTGGAAATTGCCCTATCTGTGGTATGGCCTTAGCCCCCATGACGACCTCTATAGATGAAGCACCAAATCAAGAATATGGAACTATGCGTCGACGCTTTTGGTTTGCTTTAATTCTGACCTTGCCCCTATTCGTCATGGAAATGAGCGACCATTGGGAAATACAAATGCTATCAACCAAAGCATCTACTTGGGTGCAATTGGCTCTAGCAACTCCAGTAGTTCTTTGGGGTGGTTGGTCGTTCTTTGAAAGAGGACTGCAATCACTTAAAACACGTCACCTCAATATGTTTACATTAATAGCAATAGGCATTGGTGTAGCATGGGGATATAGCATGGTCGCCACCCTATTTCCTTCACTATTTCCAGCAGCCTTTCGTAGCAGTGGCGGTACAGTTGCCGTGTATTTCGAGGCCGCTGCGGTCATTACCACCTTAGTGTTACTGGGACAGGTACTTGAGCTAAAGGCCCGAGAGCAAACTGGAGGAGCAATTCGCGCGTTACTCAAATTAGCTCCGGAAAATGCTCACCGCATTAAAGACGACAATACTGAAGAGGAAATAACGCTTGATGAAATCAAAGAAGGAGATCGGTTACGTGTACGCCCAGGAGAAAAAATACCTGTAGATGGAGTCATCACAGAGGGTAATAGCACCATAGATGAATCAATGATCACCGGGGAATCTATGCCTGTCACTAAAAAAACGGGAACACAAGTGATCGGAGCCACTATCAACCAGACCGGTAGTTTTATCATGCAAGCACAACATATAGGCAGTGAGACTATGCTTGCCCGTATTATACAAATGGTTAGTGAAGCGCAACGAAGTCGGGCTCCCATTCAACGCTTAGCAGATAAGGTTGCGGGTTGGTTCGTGCCCGTAGTACTCCTTATCGCTCTGTTGTCGTTTATTGCATGGGCTATTTATGGCCCACAACCCTCATTAAGTTATGGTCTTATCGCTGCAGTGTCTGTTCTTATCATTGCCTGTCCTTGTGCATTGGGTTTAGCTACCCCTATGTCCATTATGGTCGGGGTGGGGCAAGGAGCAAAAAATGGAGTGCTCATTAAAAACGCCGAAGCATTAGAAAATATGGAAAAAGTCACTACACTCATCGTAGATAAAACAGGAACACTCACTGAGGGTCATCCTCAATTAACGCGGATTATCAATACAGAAGAATATAGCGAATATGAAATCTTAACTTTAGCCGCTTCCCTTGAACATCAAAGTGAACATCCTTTAGCCCAAGCGATTATTGTAGCCGCAAAAGAAAAAAACATTCCTCTGGCCAAGGTAACTCAGTTCGACGCCCCTACAGGAAAAGGAGTAATAGGTATAGTCAATGGTTACCAAATTGCTATAGGTAATAATTTACTAATGGAAGAATTACAGGCAAGCAATGAAGCACTATCTTCCCAGGCTGATACCCTTCGTGCTGAAGGAGCAAGTGTCATGTTTCTTTCTCTAGACAACAAAATTGCGGCGCTCTTAGTAGTAGAAGATCCTATAAAAAGCGATACGGCCGAAGCGATTCACCATCTACAAGCTGAGGGGATAGAAGTCATTATGCTAACCGGAGATCATAAAAAAACAGCGGAAATTGTAGGCCAAAAACTAGGCATAAAGAACGTCATTGCCGAGGTCTTGCCTTCAGATAAAAGTCGTGTGGTGAGTGAGTTAAAAAATAAAGGCCAAATAGTGGCCATGGCAGGGGATGGAATTAATGATGCCCCCGCCTTAGCAAAGGCAGATATTGGCATTGCTATGGGTACAGGGACAGATGTGGCCATCGAAAGTGCGGGTATTACACTACTCCATGGTGATTTAACTGGCATTGTCAAAGCCAGACGCCTATCAACCGCAACCATGCGTAACATTAGGCAAAATCTATTCTTTGCTTTTATCTATAATATTCTAGGAATACCCATAGCAGCCGGAGTTCTTTACCCTATTTTTGGCGTGTTGCTTAGTCCAATTATCTCTGCGGCCGCCATGTCTATCAGTTCTGTGTCAGTCATAGCTAATGCTTTAAGATTAAGATGGAGCCGTCTCTAAGGAAATGATCCCTCCTTAGTAAACGAGATTGGAACGACTAATTTGTGCCACGTTAGTCACACCAGTCAAAGTCATAGCAATGCGTATTTCCTTAGCAAAAATATCCAACAAATGCTCAACACCGGCTTGCCCCCTAGCAGCCAAAGCATAAACAACAGATCGACCTAGTAGTACTGCTTTGGCCCCTAAAGCCAACATACGTACCACATCCAATCCTGAACGCACTCCAGAATCAACAAGAACACTAAGACTGTTACCAACAGCATCGGCTATAGCTGGTAAGGCTTTTGCAGTAGACAAGACACCATCCAATTGGCGCCCCCCATGATTAGAAACCACTATCCCATCAGCGCCAAACTTAACAGCATCTTTTGCATCCTCAGGATCTAAAATACCTTTTATAATCAAAGAACCCTGCCAAAAATCACGTATCCATTCCAGATCGCGCCAGCTAATCGAGGGATCAAAATTTTTCTCTAAAAAACCAATATAATCTTGCAGGTCGACAGATTTTCCTAAATATTTTGATACATTCCCTAGCTCAAAAGGACGTCCTAACAACCCGACATTCAAAGCCCATGAGGGTTTCATTACAGCCTGTAATAAACGCCGCGGTGAGGAAAAAGAACCTGACATACCAGAATGTGCATCTCTATATCGAGCTCCAGGCATAGGCATATCAACTGTAAAAACAAGATGTTGTATTCCTGCGTCCCGCGCACGTTCAAGCACGTTTCTCATAAAGCCACGATCTTTGAGCACATAAAGTTGAAACCATAACGGTTGTTTGCTCTGTGCGGCGACCTCTTCTATAGAGCAAATAGATACCGTAGATAAAGTAAAAGGAATACCTGTTTTTTCTGCAGCTTTTGCCGCCTGCACCTCTCCTCG
This Legionella fallonii LLAP-10 DNA region includes the following protein-coding sequences:
- the lldD gene encoding FMN-dependent L-lactate dehydrogenase LldD → MIISSPLDYRLAAQRKLPRFLFDYIDGGAYAEHTLKANSADLERIVLRQRILKNVEHLSMETELFGQKLALPVIISPVGITGMYARRGEVQAAKAAEKTGIPFTLSTVSICSIEEVAAQSKQPLWFQLYVLKDRGFMRNVLERARDAGIQHLVFTVDMPMPGARYRDAHSGMSGSFSSPRRLLQAVMKPSWALNVGLLGRPFELGNVSKYLGKSVDLQDYIGFLEKNFDPSISWRDLEWIRDFWQGSLIIKGILDPEDAKDAVKFGADGIVVSNHGGRQLDGVLSTAKALPAIADAVGNSLSVLVDSGVRSGLDVVRMLALGAKAVLLGRSVVYALAARGQAGVEHLLDIFAKEIRIAMTLTGVTNVAQISRSNLVY
- a CDS encoding copper-transporting P-type ATPase produces the protein MEHRDHAKHIPKTQQSACDHHQHHGLHKKINTPPIEGALYTCPMHPEITRSAPGNCPICGMALAPMTTSIDEAPNQEYGTMRRRFWFALILTLPLFVMEMSDHWEIQMLSTKASTWVQLALATPVVLWGGWSFFERGLQSLKTRHLNMFTLIAIGIGVAWGYSMVATLFPSLFPAAFRSSGGTVAVYFEAAAVITTLVLLGQVLELKAREQTGGAIRALLKLAPENAHRIKDDNTEEEITLDEIKEGDRLRVRPGEKIPVDGVITEGNSTIDESMITGESMPVTKKTGTQVIGATINQTGSFIMQAQHIGSETMLARIIQMVSEAQRSRAPIQRLADKVAGWFVPVVLLIALLSFIAWAIYGPQPSLSYGLIAAVSVLIIACPCALGLATPMSIMVGVGQGAKNGVLIKNAEALENMEKVTTLIVDKTGTLTEGHPQLTRIINTEEYSEYEILTLAASLEHQSEHPLAQAIIVAAKEKNIPLAKVTQFDAPTGKGVIGIVNGYQIAIGNNLLMEELQASNEALSSQADTLRAEGASVMFLSLDNKIAALLVVEDPIKSDTAEAIHHLQAEGIEVIMLTGDHKKTAEIVGQKLGIKNVIAEVLPSDKSRVVSELKNKGQIVAMAGDGINDAPALAKADIGIAMGTGTDVAIESAGITLLHGDLTGIVKARRLSTATMRNIRQNLFFAFIYNILGIPIAAGVLYPIFGVLLSPIISAAAMSISSVSVIANALRLRWSRL